The Caballeronia sp. M1242 nucleotide sequence ACGACCACGACGGTCGGCGAACTGATCGCCGCATTTCTCGAGCAGTGCGGCGTCGAGACCGCATTCGGCGTCATCTCGATTCACAACATGCCGATCCTCGACGCGATCAACACGCGCGGCAAGATTCGCTACGTCGGCGCGCGCGGCGAGGCGGGCGCGCTGAACATGGCCGATGGCCTCGCCCGCGTGTCGGGCGGCCTCGGCGTCGCGTTCACGAGCACCGGGACGGCGGCGGGCAATGCCGCCGGCGCGATGGTCGAGGCGCTGACCGCGGGCACCGCGCTCGTGCACATCACCGGTCAGATCGAGACGACGTATCTGGATCAGGATCTCGCTTATATCCACGAAGCGCCGGATCAGTTGACGATGCTCTCGTCCATCTCCAAGGCTGCGTTCCGCGTGCGTTCGGTCGATACGGCGCTCGCCACCGTGCGTGAAGCCGTGCGCGTGGCGCGGACCGCGCCGACCGGTCCGGTCAGCGTGGAGATTCCGATCGACATTCAGGCAGCGCGCGTCGAATGGCCCGCCGATCTCGCAGCGCCGCACGTGAGCCTGCCGACGCACGACAGCCAGCGCGTCCAACAACTCGCCGACGCGCTCGCAACGGCCAAACGCCCGCTCTTGTGGCTCGGCGGCGGCGCGCGTCATGCGCGTCCGCAAGTGGAACGGCTCGTGAAGCTGGGCTTCGGCGTGGTGACGAGCGTGCAGGGACGCGGCGTGCTGCCCGAGGATCATCCCGCGACGCTCGGCGCATTTAACGTGCAATCGACGGTCGAAGACTTCTATCGCACCTGCGACGCGATGCTCGTCGTCGGCTCGCGTCTGCGCGGCAACGAGACGCTCAAGTACAAGCTCGCGCTGCCGCAGCCGCTCTATCGGATCGACGCCGATGCGCTCGCGGACAACCGCGGCTATCGCAACGCGCAGTTCGTGCATGGCGATGCCGCCGCCATCCTCGATGAACTGGCGACGCTGCTCGAAGGGCGCCTCAAGGTCGATCCTGCGTTCGCGCAGGACCTCGCCGCGACGCGCGAAGTGGCGGTCGCGGAAACGGGCAAGGGTCTCGGCCCCTACAAGCAACTGGTGGATGCGCTGCAACGCGCCGTGGGCCGCGACTTCAACTGGGTGCGCGACGTGACGATCTCGAACAGCACGTGGGGCAACCGCATGCTGAAGATCTTCGAGCCGCGCGCGGGCGTGCATGCGCTCGGCGGCGGCATCGGGCAGGGCGTGCAGATGGCCATCGGCGCTGCGCTGGCGAACGCGGCGGCCAAGACCGTGTGCCTCGTCGGCGACGGCGGTCTCATGGTCAACGTCGGCGAACTCGTCACGGCCGTGCAGGAAAACGCCAACGTGATGATCGTGCTGATGAACGACCAGTGCTAC carries:
- a CDS encoding thiamine pyrophosphate-binding protein produces the protein MSKTTTTTTVGELIAAFLEQCGVETAFGVISIHNMPILDAINTRGKIRYVGARGEAGALNMADGLARVSGGLGVAFTSTGTAAGNAAGAMVEALTAGTALVHITGQIETTYLDQDLAYIHEAPDQLTMLSSISKAAFRVRSVDTALATVREAVRVARTAPTGPVSVEIPIDIQAARVEWPADLAAPHVSLPTHDSQRVQQLADALATAKRPLLWLGGGARHARPQVERLVKLGFGVVTSVQGRGVLPEDHPATLGAFNVQSTVEDFYRTCDAMLVVGSRLRGNETLKYKLALPQPLYRIDADALADNRGYRNAQFVHGDAAAILDELATLLEGRLKVDPAFAQDLAATREVAVAETGKGLGPYKQLVDALQRAVGRDFNWVRDVTISNSTWGNRMLKIFEPRAGVHALGGGIGQGVQMAIGAALANAAAKTVCLVGDGGLMVNVGELVTAVQENANVMIVLMNDQCYGVIRNIQDAQYGGRRCFVQLHQPDFAQFCASFGLKHYRVSSMDQAEAVVREGMAASGPVMVEVDMLSVGSFTTAFAGPPVKKEEQQHA